In Natranaerobius thermophilus JW/NM-WN-LF, the genomic stretch ATTTATCCTTGATAGCCATTAGGATTATTAAAATGCCAGTTCCAGGCCGTCTTTATTATATCCCGTAAAGGATATTTGGGTTTCCATCCCAAATGACGATATATTTTTTGATTAGAAGCAACCAGTTTAGGTGGATCCCCTTCTCTTCTATCACCATGTACAACATTAACTTGTTTACCGGTAACTTCTTCGCACATTTTTATCACTTCTTTGATTGAATAGCCGTGATTACTTCCAACATTGTAAATTTCATTTCTGTGATTATTATTAATTAAGCTTTCAAGTGATAGAAGATGAGCTTCAACTAAATCACTTATATGGATGAAATCCCTTATGCAAGTACCATCTTCTGTGGGGTAATTATCCCCATGAATGACTATCCTATCTTTTTTCCCTAATAGATGGAGTAAGATATTTGGTATTAAATGAGTTTCTGGATCATGATGTTCTCCAATTTTACCAGAAGGATCTGCTCCAGCCACATTAAAATAACGTAAAAAAATAAAGTCAAATTGATGTGCTTTGGATATATCTTTTACAATCTGTTCTGTCATTAATTTCGATCTACCATAAGGATTTATAGGATTGGTGTGACAGCTTTCGTCTATCTTTTCTACATTAGGTGTTCCGTATGTTGCACATGATGATGAAAACACAATTTTAGTAACCTTATGTTCTAACATCTTATTTAATAAACAAATAGAGGAATTAACATTATTTTTATAATATTTTAGTGGTTTAATGATAGATTCACCAACATAACAATTAGCGGCAAAATGCATGACACATTCAATAGAATAGCGCTCAAAAATTTCATCTAATTTGTCTTCTTCGATTACATCCCCTTTTATAAAGACTGCTCTCTGATCAACTGCCGATTTATGACCTGTAGAAAGATTATCTAACACAATGACTTCATAACTTTGATCAAGAAGAGACTTTACCATATGACTCCCTATATAACCCGCTCCTCCAGTCACCAGTATCATACTGATCTGCTCCCCCCTCCTGGTCTTTTGAATAACTTTTAAACCAATCTAAATTACTAAATTCTTTGTTTGATAAATATTCACAAATATGTAATCAATTACGATTCATACTGTTTTATTCACCTCCACTAGTTTAATTTAGATAACATACCGTTGTACTACGGAATACAATAGGTCTAACAGTTTCACTATAGGAGGTAAATTAAGTGAGAAAGCCGGATCTTCAGGTCGGAAAATGGAGTTTCCACGAAGTTAAGCTCGAAGATAAAGAACTTTTTAATGAGTTCATAAAAGAATCAAACCATCCGGTAAATCTTTGGTCTGCAAACTTTCCCTTTATTTGGTTATACTCTAGGTCTCCAAGAAGGAAAATCCTTTGGAAAATTATAGATGACATGCTAGTAGTCTTTATATTAACTAGAAACAGAAAATTATCTTTACTTTGTCTACCATTTGGTAATGGCAGTGTCGATAAACTAATAAATGTTCTTAACGATGCTTTGAGATATTGTGCGGAATGGACAAAAGTAAGGAGATATAAAACAAGGGTTAGAACGATTAATAAATTTCAATTAGATTATCTTCAAACATCAAATAAATTTAATAAGCTATTCAAGTTAAAAGAATTGCGGGGAATTGAACATCACTATAGTACGGAAGAACTGTTAGTATTAGAGGGTAAGAAATATCAATCCCTTAGAAAAACTGTAAATAAACACTATCGCGAGTACCCAAATATAAATTTTAGAAAATATCAACCTGAAGATTACGAAAAAATCCTTCGCTTTAATAAGAACTGGGAAAAAACTTCTGGAAACAAGTATCGTGAGCTAATAGATAAAAGTTATTTCAAAAGTGTTTTTGAATATAATGAACAGCTTGATATGGAGATATTAGTTGCTGAATTAAATGACGAAATAGTCGGTGTCAATGCTGGTGCATTACTACCTACTGGCGATGCATGGGGATGTATATGTAAGACAAACGCAGAAATTGTGGGATTAAATGAAGCCATTATTTTAGAGTATATCAAGGAACTCATAAAAATAGATAACAGCGTTCAATACCTTAATGTAGGTAGTGATATGGGTATTTCGGGCCTTAGAAATTATAAAAGAAAATTTAGACCTGCTTTTAGTATAGAAAGGTACAGGATTTTCCATAAATTCATGATTTAGAAATTCATTATTTTAGAATGTAGATTTCTTTAAAACGGAGGGCTTAAGTTGAAAAACTTATATATATTGGGTGTTAACAACACAAATATTTTTAAATTGTTAAATTCAATTAACAGAAATGAACTTAGCTGGAATATTGCAGGATTTGTTGATATTAAAAAATTTTTTCGAGGTGAAGCACCTTTAGGTTATCCTTTTTATGCGGGAAAAGGAACTATTAGAGAGTTAGCTAAAGATAAGGATAATTATTTCTTCAATAATAAGCCCCGAAATAAAAAGGCCGCTAATTTACTCACTTCATGTAACTGCAATATTGCCACTCTTGCCCATCCCTCAACTGATTTAGCTTATGTAGATATTGGTACAGGGGGTATGATTGATGAAGGTTGTACATTTGGTGCTTTTTCAAAAGTAGGGAGCTTTGTAACATTTCGCACCAAATGTCACATTAGCCATGATGTGAGGATTGAAGACTTTGCTTTTGTTGGTCCTGGTGCCAATGTGGGCAGTAATGTAATTCTAAAGGACAGATGTTTCATTGGCCAAGGAGCAGTAATTATGGGTGATAATATCATC encodes the following:
- the galE gene encoding UDP-glucose 4-epimerase GalE → MILVTGGAGYIGSHMVKSLLDQSYEVIVLDNLSTGHKSAVDQRAVFIKGDVIEEDKLDEIFERYSIECVMHFAANCYVGESIIKPLKYYKNNVNSSICLLNKMLEHKVTKIVFSSSCATYGTPNVEKIDESCHTNPINPYGRSKLMTEQIVKDISKAHQFDFIFLRYFNVAGADPSGKIGEHHDPETHLIPNILLHLLGKKDRIVIHGDNYPTEDGTCIRDFIHISDLVEAHLLSLESLINNNHRNEIYNVGSNHGYSIKEVIKMCEEVTGKQVNVVHGDRREGDPPKLVASNQKIYRHLGWKPKYPLRDIIKTAWNWHFNNPNGYQG
- a CDS encoding DUF2156 domain-containing protein, with protein sequence MRKPDLQVGKWSFHEVKLEDKELFNEFIKESNHPVNLWSANFPFIWLYSRSPRRKILWKIIDDMLVVFILTRNRKLSLLCLPFGNGSVDKLINVLNDALRYCAEWTKVRRYKTRVRTINKFQLDYLQTSNKFNKLFKLKELRGIEHHYSTEELLVLEGKKYQSLRKTVNKHYREYPNINFRKYQPEDYEKILRFNKNWEKTSGNKYRELIDKSYFKSVFEYNEQLDMEILVAELNDEIVGVNAGALLPTGDAWGCICKTNAEIVGLNEAIILEYIKELIKIDNSVQYLNVGSDMGISGLRNYKRKFRPAFSIERYRIFHKFMI
- a CDS encoding acetyltransferase, with product MKNLYILGVNNTNIFKLLNSINRNELSWNIAGFVDIKKFFRGEAPLGYPFYAGKGTIRELAKDKDNYFFNNKPRNKKAANLLTSCNCNIATLAHPSTDLAYVDIGTGGMIDEGCTFGAFSKVGSFVTFRTKCHISHDVRIEDFAFVGPGANVGSNVILKDRCFIGQGAVIMGDNIIGEDSVVGAGAVVTKDVAPGTVVAGVPAKPIKRNGSD